A window from Azoarcus sp. DD4 encodes these proteins:
- a CDS encoding sigma-70 family RNA polymerase sigma factor — protein sequence MSEQAHDQLLAEFRPQMLKFARLQLQDGAAAEDVVHDAISAALEGASRFNGRSALKTWIFAILRHKIVDALRERGRTVHISSLEKDEADLDEAFDALFTASAHWHPLSRPRAWGNPEEALEQRQFWQVFETCLELLPANTARVFMMREFLGFETPEICRNLDISTSNCHVILHRARAGLRLCLERGWFNTEGSPAC from the coding sequence ATGAGCGAGCAGGCGCACGACCAGTTGCTGGCCGAATTCCGGCCGCAGATGCTGAAATTCGCCCGGCTGCAATTGCAGGACGGCGCCGCGGCCGAGGACGTGGTGCACGACGCCATCAGCGCGGCGCTCGAAGGCGCCAGCCGCTTCAACGGACGCTCGGCGCTCAAGACCTGGATCTTCGCCATCCTGCGGCACAAGATTGTCGATGCGCTGCGCGAGCGCGGCCGCACGGTGCACATTTCCAGCCTGGAGAAGGATGAAGCCGATCTCGACGAGGCCTTCGACGCCCTCTTCACCGCCAGCGCGCACTGGCATCCGCTGTCGCGCCCGCGCGCCTGGGGCAACCCGGAGGAAGCCCTCGAACAGCGCCAGTTCTGGCAGGTGTTCGAGACCTGCCTGGAGCTGCTGCCCGCCAACACCGCACGCGTATTCATGATGCGAGAGTTTCTCGGCTTCGAGACGCCCGAGATCTGCCGCAACCTCGACATTTCCACCAGCAACTGCCACGTCATCCTGCACCGCGCCCGCGCCGGTCTGCGGCTATGCCTGGAACGCGGCTGGTTCAATACAGAGGGCTCTCCCGCATGCTGA
- a CDS encoding zf-HC2 domain-containing protein, whose product MLTCKEATHLISEALDRPLSWPERLRLRTHLAFCSGCQAFRRQLDFLRSASRRFLTRRDEDEP is encoded by the coding sequence ATGCTGACCTGCAAGGAAGCGACCCACCTCATCTCCGAGGCGCTCGACCGCCCCTTGTCCTGGCCCGAGCGGCTGCGGCTGCGCACCCATCTCGCCTTCTGCAGCGGCTGCCAGGCCTTCCGGCGCCAGCTGGACTTCCTGCGCAGCGCGAGCCGACGCTTTCTGACCCGCCGGGACGAAGACGAACCCTAG
- a CDS encoding DUF2218 domain-containing protein, which produces MHHLKGRMPTDDPSRYLTRLCHHFRKKIEVEYDECQGLARFPWGDCRLTARDGALDFECSSASAEQLGRVRFVIDEHVAMFSRRSPMAVQWQAPRPG; this is translated from the coding sequence GTGCATCACCTGAAAGGCCGCATGCCGACCGACGACCCCAGCCGCTACCTCACCCGGCTGTGCCACCACTTCCGCAAGAAGATCGAAGTGGAATACGACGAGTGCCAGGGGCTGGCACGCTTTCCGTGGGGGGATTGCCGCCTCACGGCCCGGGACGGGGCGCTCGATTTCGAGTGTTCCAGCGCTTCGGCGGAGCAACTTGGTCGGGTGCGCTTCGTGATCGATGAGCATGTGGCGATGTTCTCGCGCCGCTCGCCGATGGCAGTGCAGTGGCAGGCGCCACGCCCCGGCTGA
- a CDS encoding ABC transporter ATP-binding protein, with protein MSLVLQGLGVAYGGRPVVREVDIDALPAGCIVALLGANGAGKSSTLRALAGLNPMSGRALLDGEDLARLTPAARARRVAYMPQSLPQATSLTVYESVLSAVRTACPQLAAAVVQQRIEDVLGDLGLRGLAMRTMESLSGGQRQMAGLAQLLVREPRLLLLDEPTSALDLRWQLCLMASLRRHVEQRQVLCLMAVHDLNLAARFCGEMLVMGQGRLIARGVPAEVLTPALLQQAYGIEARVESCSLGTPLVVAERALQPD; from the coding sequence ATGAGCCTTGTTCTGCAAGGTCTCGGCGTCGCCTACGGCGGCCGGCCGGTGGTGCGGGAGGTCGACATCGACGCGCTGCCGGCGGGTTGCATCGTCGCCCTGCTCGGCGCCAACGGTGCCGGCAAGTCCAGCACGCTGCGGGCGCTGGCGGGGCTCAATCCGATGTCCGGGCGGGCTCTGCTCGACGGCGAGGATCTGGCCCGCCTGACGCCGGCCGCGCGTGCCCGCCGCGTCGCCTACATGCCGCAGAGCCTGCCGCAGGCGACCTCGCTGACGGTCTACGAATCGGTGCTGAGCGCGGTGCGCACCGCCTGCCCGCAACTGGCGGCAGCCGTGGTGCAGCAGCGCATCGAGGACGTGCTCGGCGATCTCGGCCTGCGCGGCCTGGCGATGCGGACGATGGAATCGCTGTCGGGCGGCCAGCGGCAGATGGCGGGGCTGGCTCAGCTTCTGGTGCGCGAGCCGCGCCTGCTGCTGCTCGACGAGCCCACCAGCGCGCTCGACCTGCGCTGGCAGCTGTGCCTGATGGCGTCGCTGCGCCGCCATGTCGAGCAGCGCCAGGTGCTGTGCCTGATGGCCGTGCACGACCTGAACCTGGCGGCGCGCTTCTGTGGCGAGATGCTGGTGATGGGGCAGGGCAGGCTGATCGCGCGCGGAGTGCCCGCCGAGGTGCTGACGCCGGCGCTGCTGCAGCAGGCCTACGGTATCGAGGCGCGCGTCGAATCCTGCTCGCTCGGCACGCCGCTGGTGGTGGCTGAACGGGCGCTGCAGCCCGACTGA
- a CDS encoding iron ABC transporter permease: MSATLVAGMTLAEHHALRVRRRAAVMLGLLLALAVVFVADLATGPSGLPWRTVWQGLLAPAQLDEGTRVILWELRLPFALMAVLVGAALGLAGAQMQTVLNNPLASPFTLGLSAASTVGASLAIVTGFTAWGLGPEIALPLCAFGGAAFGALLIHLLALRWGASVNAVVLFGIALMFSFEALLWLLQYLADNALQQIVFWSMGSLGRSTWPKLGVLAVVLVVCALWTQAQAWAMTALRSGEDHARSCGVAVERLRLVSLVRVCLLSGTALAFVGTIGFVGLVGPHIARLALGEDHRFYLPASALAGALMLSCASILSKLVVPGVILPISIVTALVGVPVFMLLVVRHQGGMRA; this comes from the coding sequence ATGAGCGCGACTCTGGTGGCCGGCATGACGCTCGCCGAACACCACGCGTTGCGGGTGCGCCGCCGCGCGGCAGTGATGCTCGGCCTGCTGCTGGCGCTCGCCGTGGTGTTCGTCGCCGATCTCGCCACCGGGCCGTCCGGCCTGCCGTGGCGGACGGTGTGGCAGGGGCTGCTGGCGCCGGCGCAACTGGACGAGGGCACCCGGGTGATCCTGTGGGAGCTGCGCCTGCCGTTCGCGCTGATGGCGGTGCTCGTCGGCGCGGCGCTCGGCCTCGCCGGCGCGCAGATGCAGACCGTGCTCAACAACCCGCTGGCCAGCCCGTTCACGCTGGGGCTGTCGGCAGCATCGACGGTGGGCGCCTCGCTCGCCATCGTCACCGGCTTCACCGCCTGGGGCCTGGGGCCGGAGATCGCGCTGCCGCTATGCGCCTTCGGCGGCGCCGCTTTCGGCGCGCTGCTGATCCACCTGCTAGCGCTGCGTTGGGGCGCCTCGGTGAATGCGGTGGTGCTGTTCGGCATTGCGCTGATGTTCAGCTTCGAGGCCCTGCTGTGGCTGCTGCAATATTTGGCGGATAACGCCCTGCAGCAGATCGTGTTCTGGAGCATGGGCAGCCTGGGCCGCTCGACCTGGCCCAAGCTCGGCGTGCTGGCGGTGGTGCTGGTGGTGTGCGCGCTGTGGACCCAGGCGCAGGCCTGGGCGATGACCGCGCTGCGCAGCGGCGAGGATCACGCCCGCAGTTGCGGCGTGGCGGTGGAGCGGCTGCGCCTGGTCAGCCTGGTCCGTGTCTGCCTGCTCAGCGGCACCGCGCTCGCCTTCGTCGGCACCATCGGCTTCGTCGGGCTCGTCGGCCCGCATATCGCGCGGCTCGCGCTCGGCGAGGACCACCGCTTCTACCTGCCGGCGAGCGCGCTCGCCGGGGCGCTGATGCTGTCGTGCGCGTCCATCCTGAGCAAGCTGGTGGTGCCGGGGGTGATCCTGCCGATCAGCATCGTCACCGCGCTGGTCGGCGTGCCGGTGTTCATGCTGCTGGTGGTGCGCCACCAGGGAGGGATGCGGGCATGA
- a CDS encoding ABC transporter substrate-binding protein, which produces MNTVWKRIGIGLVLAFGLILNPGHASVAAPTVTDLAGRSVVLPARTQRILLGESRLIPALAVVEREDLGRRIVGMPADFELLDPAGYAQYAQRYPQLREVARTGRTTAESFSVEKAISLRPDLAIFGLEGHGPTPEHRETLDRLAAAGIAVVFVDFRKDPLQNTAHSIELLGRVLGREREAADFAAEYKAQLAQVTERLATRSGPAPTVFIENRVGLNEECCATMSEGLMGPMVELAGGRNIARGRVPGAFGVLSLEYLLSSPPDVYIGTAIGAPDTVARMPLRIVLGAGVDAQTARASLARAVQRTGIASLPAVRRGRAHAIWHHFYISPFNVVAVQAFAKWLHPELFADLQPAQTLAMFYRRFQPVPLDGEYWTSLEAGR; this is translated from the coding sequence ATGAACACAGTGTGGAAACGAATCGGCATTGGCCTGGTGCTCGCGTTCGGCCTGATCCTGAACCCGGGTCACGCGTCCGTCGCCGCTCCGACGGTGACCGACCTCGCCGGACGTAGCGTCGTCCTGCCGGCGCGCACCCAGCGCATCCTGCTCGGCGAATCCCGGCTGATCCCGGCGCTCGCGGTGGTAGAGCGCGAGGATCTCGGCCGGCGCATCGTCGGCATGCCGGCCGACTTCGAACTGCTCGATCCGGCGGGCTATGCGCAATACGCGCAGCGCTACCCGCAACTGCGCGAGGTGGCGCGCACCGGGCGGACGACGGCGGAGAGCTTCAGCGTCGAGAAGGCGATCTCGCTCCGGCCTGACCTGGCCATCTTCGGCCTGGAGGGGCACGGCCCGACGCCCGAGCATCGCGAAACCCTCGACCGGCTGGCGGCGGCCGGTATCGCCGTGGTGTTCGTCGATTTCCGCAAGGACCCGCTCCAGAACACCGCGCACAGCATCGAGCTGCTCGGCCGGGTGCTCGGGCGCGAGCGCGAGGCGGCCGATTTCGCCGCCGAGTACAAGGCGCAGCTGGCGCAGGTGACCGAACGCCTGGCCACACGCAGCGGGCCGGCGCCGACGGTGTTCATCGAGAACCGCGTCGGGCTCAACGAGGAATGCTGTGCCACCATGAGCGAGGGTCTGATGGGGCCGATGGTCGAGTTGGCCGGCGGGCGCAACATCGCCCGCGGCCGGGTGCCGGGGGCCTTCGGCGTGCTCAGCCTGGAATATCTGCTGAGTTCGCCGCCGGACGTCTATATCGGCACCGCGATCGGCGCGCCCGACACCGTGGCGCGCATGCCGTTGCGCATCGTGCTCGGCGCCGGCGTCGATGCGCAGACCGCGCGCGCGTCGCTGGCGCGCGCCGTGCAGCGCACCGGCATCGCCTCGCTGCCCGCGGTCCGCCGTGGCCGCGCGCACGCCATCTGGCACCACTTCTACATCTCGCCGTTCAACGTGGTCGCGGTGCAGGCCTTCGCCAAATGGCTGCACCCGGAGCTGTTCGCCGACCTGCAGCCGGCGCAGACGCTGGCGATGTTCTATCGCCGCTTCCAGCCGGTGCCGCTCGACGGCGAATACTGGACCTCGCTGGAGGCCGGGCGATGA
- a CDS encoding TonB-dependent siderophore receptor, whose translation MQSRTASGQLKVLAIALAVAYGNAPALAQQDEKMLEETTVLGTAAEMLKQAPGVSVIGAEDIGKRPPANDISEIIRTMPGVNLTGNSTSGQRGNNRQIDLRGMGPENTLILIDGKPVTSRNAVRFGWRGERDSRGDSNWVPAEQIERIEVIRGPAAARYGNGAAGGVVNIVTKKAGKELHGQVSVYANAPEHSDEGATRRLNFGFSGPLGGDFSFRIMGNYNRTEEDDRYINDGHQAPGFTGSLPAGREGVTNRDVAAQLSWHASPDHRLDLDLGYSRQGNLYAGDTQNVNSNPVVVRMLGDETNIVRRTNYALTHAGKYDFGSSTSYLQYTETDNKRIQEGLAGGTEGIFLSGNPPFMTNELRDITVHSEWNLPLRGALDQVLTIGAEWVRQELRDPTSNTQATTFGTIPGVGSTGRSAESSAEIASVFAESNIELPYDTVLTPGIRFDKHSRSGENWSPSLNLMHMVNDRITVKGGIARAYKAPNLYQSNGDYLLFSSGNGCPTVGNGTTGCYLIGNPDLDAETSVNKELGIEYKVGRFAAGVTWFRNDYRDKIQAGTTPVGVTTTGNRSIYQWVNVPEAVVQGLEGSLKVPLAARLEWLTNFTYMIESKNKTTGDYLSIIPEYTVNTSLDWRASDAFGLLLAVTFYGEQKPMKLDYKGDKVTGTSADGVDPYAVVSLSGDYAVSKHLKLVAGINNLFDQRKFRAGNAVSVSSTPVYGTSGGAGAATYNEPGRTFYVAVTTSF comes from the coding sequence ATGCAGTCCAGGACGGCAAGCGGCCAGCTCAAGGTGCTGGCAATCGCGCTGGCGGTAGCGTACGGGAACGCGCCCGCGCTGGCCCAGCAGGACGAGAAGATGCTGGAGGAAACGACGGTGCTTGGCACCGCCGCGGAGATGCTGAAGCAGGCGCCCGGCGTGTCCGTCATCGGCGCCGAGGACATCGGCAAGCGGCCGCCCGCCAACGACATCTCGGAAATCATCCGCACCATGCCCGGCGTGAACCTCACCGGCAATTCCACCAGCGGCCAGCGCGGCAACAACCGCCAGATCGACCTGCGCGGCATGGGGCCGGAGAACACCCTGATCCTGATCGACGGCAAGCCGGTCACCAGCCGCAACGCGGTGCGCTTCGGCTGGCGCGGCGAGCGCGACAGCCGCGGCGACAGCAACTGGGTGCCGGCCGAACAGATCGAACGCATCGAGGTCATCCGCGGCCCGGCTGCGGCGCGTTATGGCAATGGCGCGGCCGGCGGCGTGGTCAACATCGTCACCAAGAAGGCGGGCAAGGAACTGCACGGCCAGGTGAGCGTGTATGCCAACGCGCCGGAGCATTCGGACGAAGGCGCCACGCGACGGCTGAACTTCGGCTTCAGCGGCCCGCTGGGCGGGGATTTCTCGTTCCGCATCATGGGCAACTACAACCGGACGGAAGAAGACGACCGCTACATCAACGACGGCCACCAGGCGCCCGGTTTCACCGGTTCGCTGCCGGCCGGCCGCGAGGGCGTGACCAACCGCGACGTCGCCGCACAACTGAGCTGGCACGCTTCGCCCGACCACCGCCTGGATCTCGACCTGGGCTACAGCCGGCAGGGAAACCTCTACGCCGGCGACACCCAGAACGTGAACTCCAACCCGGTCGTGGTGCGCATGTTGGGCGACGAGACCAACATCGTCCGGCGCACCAACTACGCGCTGACCCATGCCGGCAAGTACGACTTCGGCAGTTCGACGAGCTACCTGCAATACACCGAGACCGACAACAAACGCATCCAGGAAGGCCTGGCCGGCGGCACCGAAGGCATTTTCCTCAGCGGCAATCCGCCCTTCATGACCAACGAGCTGCGCGACATTACCGTGCATAGCGAGTGGAACCTGCCATTGCGCGGTGCGCTCGACCAGGTGCTGACGATCGGTGCCGAATGGGTCCGGCAGGAACTGCGCGACCCGACCTCGAACACCCAGGCCACGACCTTCGGCACGATCCCCGGCGTCGGCAGCACCGGGCGCAGCGCGGAATCCTCGGCCGAGATCGCGTCGGTGTTCGCCGAGAGCAACATCGAGCTGCCCTACGACACGGTGCTGACGCCGGGCATCCGTTTCGATAAGCATTCGCGGTCCGGCGAGAACTGGAGCCCGTCGCTCAACCTGATGCACATGGTGAACGACAGGATCACGGTCAAAGGCGGCATTGCCCGCGCCTACAAGGCACCCAACCTGTACCAGAGCAATGGCGACTACCTGCTCTTCAGCTCCGGCAACGGTTGCCCGACGGTGGGCAACGGCACCACCGGCTGCTACCTGATCGGCAACCCGGACCTCGATGCCGAGACCAGCGTGAACAAGGAACTCGGCATCGAGTACAAGGTGGGCCGCTTCGCCGCCGGGGTGACCTGGTTCCGCAACGACTATCGCGACAAGATCCAGGCCGGCACGACGCCGGTCGGCGTCACCACGACCGGCAACCGCAGCATCTACCAATGGGTCAACGTGCCCGAAGCGGTGGTGCAAGGGCTGGAAGGCAGCCTCAAGGTGCCGCTTGCCGCGCGGCTGGAGTGGCTGACCAATTTCACCTACATGATCGAGTCGAAGAACAAGACCACCGGCGACTACCTCTCGATCATCCCGGAATACACGGTGAATACCTCGCTCGACTGGCGTGCCAGCGACGCCTTCGGCCTGCTGCTGGCGGTGACGTTCTACGGCGAACAGAAGCCGATGAAGCTCGACTACAAGGGCGACAAGGTGACCGGCACGTCGGCCGACGGGGTCGATCCGTACGCGGTGGTCAGCCTGAGCGGCGACTACGCCGTGTCGAAGCACCTCAAGCTGGTGGCGGGCATCAACAACCTCTTCGACCAGCGCAAGTTCCGCGCCGGCAACGCGGTGTCGGTGAGCTCGACGCCGGTGTACGGCACCAGCGGCGGCGCCGGGGCGGCCACCTACAACGAGCCTGGCCGGACCTTCTACGTGGCGGTGACGACCTCGTTCTGA
- a CDS encoding AraC family transcriptional regulator, whose amino-acid sequence MFASVPSPAAPSARGRKTAARRRLPAGAACPIDVDRLCAQVGHGHQLLCPSAGQAAPLMQGSFSITPLRDGMSLHCTDIVHLHDMSTQYAIQEQSIKVMLKLEGNAQVIVGRHPLPLDAGEAPNAVPCGAVVTLNAPDTLRRHSRAGSRQRMVVLTLRPAWFDALRISPELFREHLSVRPWKPSLRAIAIAEQLIHPLELEGPMQRLHQESRALDLIVEALSQTMAAKPCSAATLLAGDQQRVRRLQQFLDSGEADQLDLRAIALHIGCNANTLQQQFREVCGQSIFDYLRRSRLQRAAHALQHDGVSVARAAEIAGYSSQANFSTAFRRHFGLPPKHCRNRV is encoded by the coding sequence ATGTTTGCGAGCGTCCCCTCCCCGGCGGCCCCGTCCGCCCGCGGCCGCAAGACGGCGGCCCGACGCAGACTCCCGGCGGGCGCCGCCTGCCCGATCGACGTCGACCGGCTGTGCGCCCAGGTGGGCCACGGCCACCAGCTGCTCTGCCCGAGCGCCGGCCAGGCGGCGCCGCTGATGCAAGGCAGCTTCTCCATCACCCCGCTGCGCGACGGCATGTCCCTGCACTGCACCGACATCGTCCACCTGCATGACATGAGCACGCAGTACGCCATCCAGGAACAGAGCATCAAGGTCATGCTCAAGCTGGAAGGAAACGCGCAGGTCATCGTGGGCCGCCATCCGCTGCCGCTCGACGCCGGCGAAGCGCCGAACGCCGTGCCCTGCGGCGCGGTCGTGACCCTGAACGCGCCCGACACGCTGCGGCGCCACTCGCGCGCCGGCAGCCGTCAGCGCATGGTGGTGCTGACGCTGCGGCCGGCGTGGTTCGACGCACTCCGGATCTCGCCGGAGCTGTTCCGCGAACATCTCTCGGTCCGCCCGTGGAAGCCGTCGCTGCGTGCGATCGCGATTGCCGAGCAGTTGATACATCCGCTCGAACTCGAAGGCCCGATGCAGCGCCTGCACCAGGAAAGCCGGGCGCTCGACCTGATCGTGGAAGCCCTGTCGCAGACCATGGCCGCCAAGCCGTGCAGCGCGGCCACCCTGCTCGCGGGCGACCAGCAGCGGGTGCGCCGCCTGCAGCAGTTTCTCGACAGCGGCGAAGCCGACCAGCTCGACCTGCGCGCCATCGCACTCCACATCGGCTGCAATGCCAACACGCTGCAGCAGCAGTTCCGCGAGGTCTGCGGCCAGTCCATCTTCGACTACCTGCGCCGCAGCCGGCTGCAGCGCGCCGCCCACGCGCTGCAGCACGACGGCGTCAGCGTCGCCCGCGCCGCCGAAATCGCCGGCTACAGCAGCCAGGCCAACTTCTCAACCGCCTTCCGCCGCCATTTCGGACTGCCGCCCAAGCACTGCCGCAACCGGGTCTGA
- a CDS encoding 4'-phosphopantetheinyl transferase superfamily protein, whose amino-acid sequence MRGLVIQREVTPAGVPEGVRVWLLSFALAGGRLDALMPLLSAHERARCLRFRRPPDRVRFAAARAALRMRLGALLGVPAAAVGIDIDTRGKPVLTGEPALHFNLSHAGTCGLLALSESGPVGVDIEAAGCRPDVATLAACLSPAERRHCDGAANARDFFRVWCGKEAVLKAWGVGFGMDPRALSVVPASAREYAVSPPPGYTAARAWPLRAPRGYAAALALSDPVAAVLGRQSEMAAEGG is encoded by the coding sequence TTGCGCGGCCTGGTGATCCAGCGGGAGGTGACGCCCGCCGGGGTGCCGGAGGGCGTCCGCGTGTGGCTGCTGTCGTTCGCGCTTGCCGGCGGGCGGCTGGACGCGCTGATGCCGCTGCTGTCCGCGCACGAGCGCGCCCGCTGCCTGCGCTTCCGGCGGCCACCCGACCGCGTCCGCTTCGCCGCCGCACGCGCGGCGCTGCGGATGCGGCTCGGCGCGCTCCTCGGCGTACCCGCCGCGGCGGTCGGCATCGACATCGACACGCGCGGCAAGCCGGTGCTGACCGGCGAACCGGCGCTGCATTTCAACCTGTCGCATGCGGGGACCTGCGGCCTGCTCGCATTGTCCGAAAGCGGTCCGGTCGGCGTGGACATCGAGGCGGCGGGCTGCCGTCCCGATGTAGCCACACTGGCCGCCTGCCTGTCGCCGGCGGAGCGGCGCCATTGCGATGGTGCGGCGAATGCACGCGACTTCTTCCGCGTCTGGTGCGGCAAGGAAGCGGTGCTCAAGGCCTGGGGCGTCGGCTTCGGGATGGACCCGCGTGCGCTGTCGGTCGTGCCGGCGTCCGCGCGCGAATATGCGGTGTCGCCGCCGCCGGGCTACACCGCCGCCCGGGCCTGGCCACTGCGCGCGCCGCGCGGGTACGCGGCGGCGCTGGCGCTGTCAGACCCGGTTGCGGCAGTGCTTGGGCGGCAGTCCGAAATGGCGGCGGAAGGCGGTTGA
- a CDS encoding 2,3-dihydro-2,3-dihydroxybenzoate dehydrogenase: MKDRLAVVTGAAQGIGAAVVDALVRRGARVAALDIQVGPLQEMAARHGARVRPYAVDLRNSREVGEVVDAIEAGMGEIDMLAQVAGILRMGSVTALSDEDWEATFALNTHGVFYLARAVAQRMVPRRRGAIVTVGSNAAAVPRMQMAAYAASKAAACHFTKCLGLELAGSGIRCNIVSPGSTDTAMQRQMWRSEQDAERVIAGSLGDFKTGIPLGRIARPEAIADAVVFLLGDEARHITLHDLRVDGGATLGV; the protein is encoded by the coding sequence ATGAAGGACAGACTTGCGGTTGTTACCGGGGCGGCGCAAGGCATCGGCGCCGCCGTAGTCGATGCGTTGGTCCGGCGGGGCGCACGGGTGGCCGCACTCGACATCCAGGTCGGGCCCCTGCAGGAGATGGCGGCGCGGCACGGCGCGCGTGTCCGGCCCTACGCGGTCGATCTGCGCAACAGCCGGGAGGTCGGCGAGGTGGTTGACGCGATCGAGGCCGGCATGGGCGAGATCGACATGCTGGCCCAGGTGGCCGGCATCCTGCGCATGGGCAGCGTCACGGCGTTGAGCGACGAGGATTGGGAGGCCACTTTTGCGCTCAATACGCACGGCGTGTTCTACCTGGCGCGGGCGGTGGCGCAGCGCATGGTGCCGCGCCGGCGCGGTGCCATCGTCACCGTGGGCTCCAACGCCGCTGCCGTGCCGCGCATGCAGATGGCGGCCTACGCGGCGTCCAAGGCCGCGGCCTGCCACTTCACCAAGTGCCTTGGCCTGGAGCTGGCGGGATCCGGCATACGCTGCAACATCGTGTCGCCGGGTTCGACCGATACCGCGATGCAACGCCAGATGTGGCGCTCGGAACAGGACGCGGAGCGGGTGATCGCCGGCTCGCTGGGGGATTTCAAGACCGGCATCCCGCTGGGGCGCATCGCCCGGCCGGAAGCCATCGCCGATGCGGTCGTGTTCCTGCTCGGAGACGAGGCGCGCCACATCACCCTGCACGATCTGCGCGTCGACGGCGGTGCGACGCTCGGGGTCTAG